From the genome of Salvia splendens isolate huo1 chromosome 7, SspV2, whole genome shotgun sequence:
CCAAAaccagaattaaaaaaaatcttgtcATGTACCTTACTCTTTTGAACTCTCACACGAACCTTAACACCGACATCTTCATCACCTTTAACCTTTAACAACATATAGCATTTAAGATTCATTGctaaaacaattaatataaCAGGCTAATATTTGCTAACATAGCCAGATCAGGACATACCAATTTTATCTTCCCAATAGGTCTTATCTCAAGTCGGACAGATGCAAAGAACTTCAAAGCAATTCCACCACTTGTCACTTCGGGATTCCCGTAATACACTCCTATCTGCCCCAAACAAAAGTGTAATATTACAAGGCTTAAGACTATAAGCAAGTAAACTGAAAACAGAATATCAAAGTGAGAAAAAATGAACGTATCACACAATTCGAAAAGTAGGATTTGCTATTTGCCTCTaaataagttgggaactaaaaCATTTTCCATAAAGTACCTTGTGTCTGATCTGATTTAAAAATATAAGTGTACATCCAGCTTTAGAAGCATTGCCTGACATCTTTCGCAGAGCCTGACTCATAAGGCGTGCTTGTAAACCCATTTGCTGCATCCCAATTTCACCCTATGCAGAAAGTGCTTACCAAAAGTTGTTTACTTTATACGAAGTAAAAATCAGTTTTCAAATGAATGCAACACAAGTTATGACTAACTTCGATTTCAGCTCTAGGAGTAAGTGCTGAGACTGAATCAATACAAATGAGATCAACAGCACCAGACCTACAGATGCGATCAGCAACTGACACAGACAAAAGTGTAAGGATAACAAATTATGTAAGTAAATTAAGCTTAAAGGATATGGCCACCAATCTTAGAAATTGTAGTTAGATTCTTTGAATGTCAACATGATTTCTTACTCTCTAGCGCCATCTCTCCATTGTCAGGCTGGCAAACAATTAGATTTTCTACATCAACCCCCAAAGATTTAGAGTAAGATGGATCAAAAGCATGCTCCGCGTCGACAAGCATAGCATTTCCACCAAGCCTCTGATAGTCCAATGTCAAAAGAATGTCAGATTGTTCTTCACGTCAAACGTGAGGAGGATTGCATGGACTTTTCAAGTGATAACCAACGGACAGAAGAAAAAGTGAGCACATACTAGACCTGCACTTCTGCAATTGCATGGAGGGCTAGAGTGGTCTTTCCACTACTTTCTGGCCCATATATCTGACAAGGAAAAACACAAACTATCATTTATCAGGCTCCATCCAGTATTGCCTATAACTAGTAAACTACAATCATGAACCATTTGAAGCTTGTTCAATATTATCAGACTCCATAGAGCAGAGTTAATATAATCAAGCACTGACCAATTAGGACTTTGTCCATTGTATAATAAAACGACAAACTGACGATATAGGTCACCGAACTTCGTGTCAGTATGACATGCAAACATCCCAATGTTCCATAATATCGCAAATTTGCGAGTGTCTAGAGTTGTTTTGATCATATACGCAGCATGATGTGAAATACTCATGCTTTTTGGAATTATAATCCCATTGTGTTCATGATACAAAGCAAGCAATATCAAATGAAATGAGATAGCATCGGATGATGTAAATAAAAACCTCTACAATTCTTCCTTTGGGAAGACCACCACCTAAAGCAAAGTCCAAGGTCAGGCAGCCACTAGGAAATGTTTCCCTGCATGACGAAATAGATATACTGAAGATTCATAAGAAAAAACTGCAGAATTTGGAATATGTAAACAAATGCAGGATTTTAAACTCCTCTTGCAGTTAAAgttatcatttttaataggagAATCGTGATCAATATTTGGAGAAGCAGGATccaattttatttccatttagAGCTTCATCCACAAATATTGTTATAACCAACTGGAACGCATTAGTTAGCATTATAAAAGAACACCTACACCAATGCTCCACCAGCACTCCCAAGCCTCGTAACACTTCCTTTCCCGAAGGAGCTATTGATGTCGTTCATGGCAGCTTCAAGGGCCTTTTGCTGTTGTACCAAACATGTTCATTATAATGTATGGGCAGACGAAATTTAAGTAGCTACgattttttttcacaaaatacacaacaaACCATGTtctgaaaattgaaaaaatgacGCATAAAGCAGAGTGTGAGTATGGTGCTAACCCGGTCAGTAAATCGAGGGTCGAAGTCAGCAGAAAGGGCGCCATTCAATTTAGCGTCGAATTCCGAACGAACCCTAGCAGTTTTCCGACTGGCCTGAACTAAACCACCTCGCAGCGTGGGAGCATTTGGCGAGCTGCAATTCTTGAGTTTGGGCGACACAAACCGCGGCAAAACTAAATCCATAAATTTGTGCTTTGTGTTATCTCATAAAAATCTCTCTACTTTTCAAACGGCGAGATTATATTTGTTGCAGTAAAAAGTGGCGCTCTCTGTATTTGTGTGATCGATGATGAATTGCAGTTTTCAGGAAGCCCAATGGGCCCTAGTGGACTGCTCACTGCAATGGCTGTTGATCTCATTTTGATCCATTACAAATCCAGAAATTTGGCATGACATGTCAATTCTACagtgaaaaaatatatatttaatgttcTGCAATAAATTAAGTACTCCGTAATAATCTTTaaaaattgtattgaaaattgaaatttgtaAATGTTAAATATGAAAGAGATTGTGGCAAGTAGATAGAAAGGAACACATAACAAGTACTAGTAGTAAAATGCAtggatttgaattttaaaagagattaaacaaaacacaaatAATAGAAGCTCAAACTCAGTTATCATGATTCATATCACAACAAGAATGTCATAGTATTATGGAATTCTATCTACCTTAGCTACCAATTCATATATAGTCAACTCACGGTTTATTGTTGACGAATGTTCTCCATTTGTGCTTAAATATGGTCATGTCATTATGTTTATTACTACTGCAAATGTAGTTTATtagatgaaaaaaaaagatagaTGGTGCAGATGTAGCTTTCCGCGTGCATTATATACACGCGAATAGGGCATTGAGCGGTTAAATGATCGAACTGACAATCGTATTAAATATACACATACAATTcgaaaatatgaatatttttcgACATTATATACATTGCACTTAGGGCATTATATACATTGTACTTAGGGCATTATATACATTGCACTTAGGGCATTATATACATTGTACTTGGTTTATTACACCACAACAGCTTGCAAATTCAAACATAACATTTTTTCGCATTATATAAATTGAACTTAGGGTGATTTCGTGAGATACCTCATacaattacctttaatttgatattatgTATATGGTATAAAAGAATAGTTAAAATGAATAAAGTTATATCAACTTTAAATTTATTAGGATTTTTTTAGAtattaaagattaaaaaaaccgaCAACATTATAACAACGCATCAAGTGTATTATCTACATTACACTACAACATTATTCAAATGAATCTACAGCATCATCAAGTATTtcgtaattaaaaaaaaagattgatCCGCTAATTTACCtttaatacataaaataaatcatATAAATAAATCATCATAAGCTAAGGAATAGGAAAGAATAGCCAAATCAGCAAGTTAATTTCACTTCAAATGTTAACCTAAAGATTcaatatttcacacactatcCGTGAATTCGTGGCTAACGTGATTGTCTCCGGAGTGCAtagttttacaaaaaaaaaattattattttcttgttgtatttcaacataaaataaaaataaaatatgttggCATGGATTAAATGTTACAAATTGGCGTGTTTATGTTAGATGATGTTGGTATATCAGTTGAAAATATATAGATATGTTTGTTTGAAGTAGTGATATAGGAAAACCACTTCATAAATGCGAACTACCTAGAGATCAAAACACACAATTTACTAAAAGAGTGTTTTAGTTGACTATAAAAGCGATTTAGTTCATAACATAGATTTGAAAACACGAAGTGAAACAAAACGTCATTATAATGAAGGGTATATGGTTTAGTTTACTCTAAAAACGTTTAGTTCACAATACAGATTTAAAAACACAGAGTAAACCAAAAAACTATTATAGTAAAACCCGTGTTTTCAAAATCCATCCAATTTCATCTTCCATTTTTTGATATAATGCGTGAGATTTATCCTttagttatacattgatcaTCATCACTATGTTTGTTTGTACCGCAAATAAGATATGAAATGAAATGTAGAAGCCAAATTAGATGATAATTTGGCGCGAGATTtgggattttattttgatttgttgGTGAGTTTGGTGATACATTGCTTTCAAGCATCTCTTCTACCCCAGGCGATTACAAAGCAAACTTTgttatactataaaaatataagACTCTAAATTATTTTCTTCAACCGTACTATGCACTAATATCTTCTTCATACACTATACTCATATATTTTATACCTGCAAATAACATCTTCATCGAATGATTGGTGGATACTGCCCTTTGTACGGCATATCTTTTGATAAGGTTTATCCATTTGTTTTTGCTTATaaatatctataaatatatatagggggagttttgggggtatttatggaattatcatttaagcttaaatatataatttaaatactataatctagacatttaagaataaaaattacaatttaattaaaactgttatttttaataaatctcTACATTTTACATGATATTAACTACGGTTTTAGATATGAATGTAATTCTCAGTTTTTGCCTTTATATTATACATCAAATGAATAATCAATTGATCTCTGAATAGTGAGGAGATCCTAACCGATTTCTCCATCCATTAATTTCAATGGAATGATCAAAGGAATTTAATACGATAAAACGGAGTAATATAGAGCATCAACCATTTACTATTAAGAAAAACCTATGAAGGCGTTCCATATTCTTAGGGCATCTCCAGTgccaatagcccagccacaaactcctcctgccacatcatcagcactaaaaatcctcctgtcatATCATTAGGACAAACAAacagcccagcaatagcctagccacatcacccctaattatataaaacaaataattgacaatgacacaaaatacggaattaaagtacgacacagatacgagaaaattcaataatattatttaaattaaaaaaaagtacaataaaaaaaatacattaattttaaaaaaattacattatttaaaaaaaaatacgacCTCCGCCTCACTTCTCATCTCCATCGCCCCCCTCGCCACCgtcaccgccgcctccgtaTCCGTCGGAACCCCCCGGTGCCCCCCGGATCccaaatcgtcacgcatgctcacgagcattgcgtgaagaaaactcttctcctcggggtccgtcGCCGTCCGCCATTCGGCTAACTTCTTGGCCATCTGAGAGCGCGTTTGTTGATGcgcaaagaatttgagatcctctgtcgacTGGCCAAGGGAGGATGCCGACtgtacctcctgggaccccctGGCGCCCcccccccctcgcctcccgttgcgcccgcctttgaccaatcgggcgagtgcggcgagcaaacgcgggaggggacgggaactcctgtgCATCCTCGgagaggtcgtgggaaccgccgctgctgccgctgtaatcaccggtatagttcagtctttgcttcttcggccagccagcgtcgacacctgcccggaacttctcggagtcgttcagcacctcGTAGCatttccagtaggtgaactcctaatacaacccgggctgggggaaggctttctccgctatcctcctgcagtcatcctccgtttggccactactctgcatgcggagggcgttggcgtacaagcccAAAATTCGGGAGACctcagccctgattcggtcccaccccttccgacACTCCTCCCTGGTGCGCGACCTCCCCTCTGGGCAAAATCTCATGTAGGCTGCAGCAATTttggcccacatgttgacgatcgtCTGATTGTTCAAAGTCAGAGGATCATctcagacactcacccacgccttggaaagcgcgacgttctccgcgtccgtccacttcctccgcaCCGAGGGGTCGTCCTCgaccggctgcgacgactggCCGACCCTCTtgtccttccccttgcccttcttctttgcggggccccgaccccgccctactccccccgtttgaacgggagtttccggagcATCGAGAAGATcaatccccaactcctctaaggagaaagtctcatattgcgtgaactgcggCTCCGTTGGGGTCGTTGTGTGCGAAGAttcagtcgaaaaatcaaaactggggcgatagacgtttcctcccctccccccccccccccccccccgtggcgtcccctgcgtcgtcGGTTCCcctcccggcatcatctgcatcccgggaccccaccccggcatcatctgcatcctgGGTGTCCACCCCGGCATACTCCCCCTGGGTgccatctgctgccacgggtacatgttgtagtacccgggcatcagaccccatccacctcccacgggtaccgggggggtttgagacccgctcgtcactggagtaccttcgttgttgttctccatttcgtgttattgatcttgtacagcaATTAAGTTAGaaagagtactcgttaaaacaagtggtgtgaataaaaatgacgtgcaaatagcgtatatatagtgtttcgaaaatttaaaaaaaaaattaattcgcTCGCTGAACGCTCGCCGGtcctgagcctgcaatggcggcgagcggaccagcGAGCGCTCGCGAATCGGCCAGCGCTAGctgattttttcgccgaaatggcgctcgtcggttccaatggttcggcgagcggaccggcgagcgccgaaaatcggctagccggcccgctcgccgccattggagatgctcttagcatTTGGATCCAATTCTAACCGTTTTTCACGTCAAATATTTGTGAGCCAATTTattgttgatttaatttagcctaataaattaaattgggcTCACTAAGAGTCAATAGAGAAGAATGCTAACAAGATCTTTCTATAAATTTCAATTCTATTAATCAAAAGTGTCATGACCGTGGTGAAAAAAGAGTGTCGTCGGCTGTGATTCTCATATGGTGGCGCGGCTGCCTCAAACGTGGAGCATTCAGTACAACGTGGCTATCGACAACTGGATACATTGCACATCGACCTAAACTCTAGGCGGCGGCTTAAATAGACTGAGAGTCGTGTGACTGTACAAGATGGTGAGAGTCGAATGTGCCGGCTATGTAGGGCTTTTCCTCTTTTGCTCTCATTTCtcattttatcttattttatttaggcCCAACTATAATTCATTATATTCACAGTGTATAATAACTTTAGAATGCTAATTACGTTGAATAATTTGTgctataatttattatatatattttgctAATTACAGTTATAATTTGTGCTagaatatttattatatatattttgctAAAAGAGTTATAtagtatattttcttttactatTTTCCATATcttcaaataaaatattgtctaatagtaattattttagTTCGTTTATTTGTAGGAATTATTTTCGTTCATTTACATATAGTTATTTTGCTAAAAATAACTTTTTAACtttataataatactatattaggggtgcgttaaaatgctaacttttcttataaatattacaataaaataacataaaaaaatttaccAATAGAAGGAATCAAACGGTTTTAATTTTGCAATCTTCATTCTACAATCAAtgctattataattattattataaatattgtaACACTAGAAGAGAGTAGACGGTTTTCAGTCTACAATCTTCATTATACTATCAATGCTAATTAACATAGAAATAAGAACGGTCATTTGTTGAAGCGAAGAGACTCATCTTTTCATATTACCTAATTAATACAGAAATACTTAGAGTCAGTAGAAACAAAGCAaatctctataaatactcatttGAAAAACAGCTTCTTCCAATCAAAACTCCAGCAACAAAAATGATAATGCTATAGCCGATGGGTTTTTGAGCAATGCAACTCCATATTTGGAGTTACACTGTTTACTAACGTAATTTTTTTCATGGCATCTCATTCCAATGTCAATATTTTTGTTCCCTCATGAAACCGTatagaagaagaggaggaggaaagagaaaaaggtaAGTGAAAGAAAGAAATCTATAGAGAGCAACGACAAACACTCCTCCAGAAGATTTGAATGGTGAGTAAAAGATGAGAAGAGGGATATTGTAGGCGgcttatgtatttttatttcattggaAGATTCTATAAAGAGAAGAGGGACATTTCATTGGAAGAGTTTATAAAGAGAAGATGGAGATTGCAGGCGGCTTatgtttcttttatttcattagAAGAGTGTCATAATTTAAGGATTTAATTAGGATAATACAATTTGGAAATAGCTAataaatttagaaataaatttatactatagTATAAAATTGTAATGCCATGATATTTTCGTATTTTGACTATACTAGTATTTCGTATATTTTGTTGTAGATGATGATAGATATAAATCAGTTACAATCTATTCTTATGATTATGGAACCATCCCTATAATTATCGAATTCAAATTGTTGTTAGGTTTCAAATTTAGAAACGAAATAATTCTTTAAAATTTGATTACAGATTACAACGTTGTATTCGTGGATTCAgttataatttgaaaaataattatagaataattaCTTGAATGACTTGATTTTTAAGTATAATGTCATTAATATCAAAAGCTACATAATATGTATAAATTCCAATTTAACTGTGACTACGTAGTTTGTATATCTCGGTTAGACAAGCAATACACATTCTATGATTATTTTATACTGAATTTTGATTGAGGTTTCAATATCCCCATGATATTAAAGTCTCTACATTGGTGTTGAAGTATTttatacaattatataaaatccaTAATGATATTTACGGACATTTAATATTGTCATTGATTGATATTTATAAGTATGAGGAATAACGGCCTTTTGTTGTATGAGTATGCGGATTAACCGAAAGGTTGTAAAGTAAATTCTGAGATTATTGCTCCAATGGCCTTCcttttcattttccaaaatttattatacatttattcgTTACTCATTTCATAGAAATACAATGGCGGAAATTATTgtcattcattttccaaaatttgataaCATTTACGTAAcgcttagtttttaatttttggaaaattaaaaggttttaaaatttttaataataggtgaagaaagtgaaaaagttttgaggagttatcttctattttttggattataaatatatgacatttggtaatttatccactcacatatttttttcatcacgttttcactccctccatattttccaatactcttcatattgtttaacatgaagttatgatattctttttatttttttctattattaaagtttgttttaaagtgattaacaaagtaaaattgaactgggacggagggagaattttatttatatttggctcatttgttggtcatgatgattatattttaacgttaagggtttaggatttaagtttcaaggtttgggtttttagtgtattagagtcactatattgcaatgtaatgaagctcgactgtgataaagtatagtactaatttaaatggaTACATAATACAAAAAAGATTACACACAATTTTGTGACAATATTATTCTGCGTCGGCGCgtttataattcaaaatataattttaaaaccgttttgaggtttgaaaagctattgtccaattttaaaacttgcaatactaccaatttattttcggaatcaaaacttgatcttgtgcattattatttaaataatgaagTTACAATTTTGTATTCGTGAGGAAAACAAAATTACttgattttttagtataatatCATTGATAAAAGCTATACTATTTTAAATGGGTACATAAGTACTactccaaaataaaataaattaactcaatatatacatgtaaaataatcatgcatcaaataataaattaattgacatgcacattttaaaataaatcttATCAAATTAGTATTGTATTACAATGCATTCAACATAAATTCGtggattaatataattaaaaatgttGATGATTGAATAAGAACGTGATATCATCtctatattttgaattgtttcaTAATAAAACAAACACGGAATTAGTTAGAACtaatatatttacaatttaAATTGTATAACATATAATAGGGGAGTTTTGGAGAAATTTACAAGATTgccatttaattttaaaaaattatattaaattaaaaatgtataATTGAAGGCCTAAAAATATGTTTGATTAAGTGGAGTGAGTGAGAGGTTTTACCGTGTCATTTAAATTTGGTGATAAGGGGAAATAATTAGATTACCTTccattttaaatcaattaaattatcTTGATTTGTGGATAATTAAATCATATAGTAAAACACCGatcttaatttataataatcCAATATCTACACtacataaaacaaaaataattatatatgtaaacAATTAGATATTAACAAATTCAGTAAAAATTGgcaaataaatcaacacatgacattatttattaatatgatAATTAACCATTGGTGACAAAGTGAAAATAtagtttaatttattagttttgaaTAAATTTATCGTACACAAATTTATTAGAAAGTAATTAGGACTTTTgtgatttatttaaatttgtaaattataattatatttgggAAATACATCATACACTTATAAAATATTTGTGATTCAccattgtttttcattttaattaatcaatgaacAGTTTAAAatcgtatgataaaaaaatattttgtcgTGCATAGCACGTGGGTTAAAACTAGTTAGTATAATGTTTGGATGGATGTATTGTATATAACGCATATACGCGCgcgtgtaatttttgtttaatgaTTTTGTCAACGTCAGGtattattctaattaattagtccatcaataatataattattacatGATTCAATCATCGATAACTAATCACGTATGTCATTGACGTGTtccaaaataatattttatggaAATTTTAATTGAGATTCAAATGGAATTGTTTATCAAAAATAATTGCCAAGTATTACCGTCACAAGACTCTCAACTGGCCAACATGGAATTATTCATCGTTTCTTCATTGAcaattatttttggtaattacaGTGATAAAATTTTAACATAAATTATCAATTAAACTGAAAATACAGATAATCAAGTTTAATCATGCTAAATTGTTTAggtttatcatttttatccACTTGAACTTTAGATTAGGGATTGAATTGGTACTAGCATGGAATTAATGTAAAATCCATTATGATTTTTGTCAAGCTTTAATTTAATCCGATCGTCACCACACATTTGGCGCTTGGGTTCgcattattataaaaaaaacgaaaaaaatgaatatattgGGTAAAAAATCTGAGCGATGATGTAAGATGGATTTATAGTTATTTCCTTGACATAGTTGTCTTCTTACCTGTGTAGTTAGATGAGTGAAAGTGATAGTCAAATTATTGTAATTACGATTATTAACGTAACCCTTTTAATTTGCTTGTTTTCTAGTGTTTGGCAACATGTGTAATCTCATCACGCAATCCCGCTTCATTTGATTTCATCTTTTTTGACACCTTTAATCTTTCTACTTTTAATTATTGTGAATTTTAAAAGGGATGAAATCGATTTTCCAAGTGTCGATTTTTGTTCCAATATTTTTGGTTGAGGTAAAGTTGGAATGATGTTTGACACCTACATCGTCTTCGATATGACTAACACTATTACGTATTTGATTGATTTTATCTTTTTCTGTCGACACATTTAATAGAAATGTGAATGAATATTGAATAGAGTATTTCGTGAAAATTTTGGGTTTTAATTCGATAAATATTTGTTTAGAAAAATTTGAATGAGCTAATGAAAACTCAAGCTTAATTCCACCCCGCTCGTAAGtgaattatttatttacttatagATTTTCAATTAATATAATGCTTCTCAATAGTATATGATACTTTGAACataagtattttttattattccatGGAAACTATGAATATTTAATGTTAGATGTATATAGTAGTCTTATTTATTAGCTGGCACAAGAAGGATT
Proteins encoded in this window:
- the LOC121741995 gene encoding DNA repair protein recA homolog 1, chloroplastic-like isoform X3, coding for MDLVLPRFVSPKLKNCSSPNAPTLRGGLVQASRKTARVRSEFDAKLNGALSADFDPRFTDRQKALEAAMNDINSSFGKGSVTRLGSAGGALVETFPSGCLTLDFALGGGLPKGRIVEIYGPESSGKTTLALHAIAEVQRLGGNAMLVDAEHAFDPSYSKSLGVDVENLIVCQPDNGEMALEIADRICRSGAVDLICIDSVSALTPRAEIEGEIGMQQMGLQARLMSQALRKMSGNASKAGCTLIFLNQIRHKIGVYYGNPEVTSGGIALKFFASVRLEIRPIGKIKLVKGDEDVGVKVRVRVQKSKVSRPYKQAEFEIIFGEGVSKLGCVLDCAEIFDVVLKKGSWYSYGDHSNYDTGGGWKVYRLGNREVVWPSERQQNNPTNLG
- the LOC121741995 gene encoding DNA repair protein recA homolog 1, chloroplastic-like isoform X1, giving the protein MDLVLPRFVSPKLKNCSSPNAPTLRGGLVQASRKTARVRSEFDAKLNGALSADFDPRFTDRQKALEAAMNDINSSFGKGSVTRLGSAGGALVETFPSGCLTLDFALGGGLPKGRIVEIYGPESSGKTTLALHAIAEVQRLGGNAMLVDAEHAFDPSYSKSLGVDVENLIVCQPDNGEMALEIADRICRSGAVDLICIDSVSALTPRAEIEGEIGMQQMGLQARLMSQALRKMSGNASKAGCTLIFLNQIRHKIGVYYGNPEVTSGGIALKFFASVRLEIRPIGKIKLVKGDEDVGVKVRVRVQKSKVSRPYKQAEFEIIFGEGVSKLGCVLDCAEIFDVVLKKGSWYSYGDHRLGQGRDRALQFLKENPLLSEEIEKKVRGELTEGSGQIGSFVKSSIPQSDEEDAFQEMQ
- the LOC121741995 gene encoding DNA repair protein recA homolog 1, chloroplastic-like isoform X2 encodes the protein MDLVLPRFVSPKLKNCSSPNAPTLRGGLVQASRKTARVRSEFDAKLNGALSADFDPRFTDRQKALEAAMNDINSSFGKGSVTRLGSAGGALVETFPSGCLTLDFALGGGLPKGRIVEIYGPESSGKTTLALHAIAEVQRLGGNAMLVDAEHAFDPSYSKSLGVDVENLIVCQPDNGEMALEIADRICRSGAVDLICIDSVSALTPRAEIEGEIGMQQMGLQARLMSQALRKMSGNASKAGCTLIFLNQIRHKIGVYYGNPEVTSGGIALKFFASVRLEIRPIGKIKLVSRPYKQAEFEIIFGEGVSKLGCVLDCAEIFDVVLKKGSWYSYGDHRLGQGRDRALQFLKENPLLSEEIEKKVRGELTEGSGQIGSFVKSSIPQSDEEDAFQEMQ